TCTTAAAGACTAACATATGTATTGTTCTTCTTGAATGCGTCTTATTcactttacaaaaatacaaaatcgtAAAAATTGCCATTTACATTCAGTAATACacgtgtaattttgtaattaagaaacTAAGCATTTAGAAAACTATGACTATTTTACTTTGCCTTCTTATTTTAGTGTAAGAATCACCTTGTGAAACTTTTCTTCAGGGACACTCTATATTATCCATTTTTAATTCAcacaataaacattgtattacgGTAACACcttgtatactgtatattaatGACAAAGttcattgtgtttttaattattttttaaggtaattaCTTGGGATTGTTACAAGTGTGTGTCCAACAGGTTGCATCAGTCCTCAGTATCTTAAATGGCTTCCATAATCTGGCAAGTGTCACTTCCTACAACGAATATCCGGAAGGTAACAAAACACAACCATAACtgataaaaaccttttaaaataaccAACTCTATTAAACAGTGTTTTAAGTTGGTAAATATGTTGATACCAAATTTATTAAATGGGGGGAATTagctacaaatttttaataaagagcAACAagagtttacaattatttatatttctatttacatGTATGTAGTAACTAGGGTGATCGTTTAGAAAGACAAAGTGTAAAATTCCATTTTGTAAAATGCAATGTAACTCATCAAAGTATCCATAGACACAGCCACCACAAAAATGAAATATCCATGAAAAATATGGATATAAAAATCTGATGAACTAATTATCTGTACACAAAACTTTACTTCAACAAAGCCTTTTCAAGTTTTTCAGCTGCAAAAGTCTAGTAAGTTATTTCATGATGAAATCTGTTGTTATAATAATCAATGTCTACTAAATAGTCAGACTAGTATTGTCATATGAACCTCTGGAACTCAAGAGACAATGTTACTTGGATTTATACACTCAAAAGAATATTGCTTTcctatgtataaaatgtatatttcagtgTAACCAAATTTTTACACAAGCAGCAGCTTCAAACTTTTAGACTAATATCTCTGCAACTAAATATTACTTGTTGAAggttatcaattaattataaaaagtagtccATTCGCATGCAATAAACATACACACAATTGATAATTTAGAGTAGAAATTTGCTAGTTAAGttcttgtttgaaaaaatattatggtatttaacttgtcttatttgtttatttgtctgGAATTCATGATGTATTCAACATAATCATTATGTTTCAGTTGCTGTTGATTTGATgaagttgaaaatattgttttgtttattagaCACAGCTTTTGGTGTCACCTTGTTGATGGGATTATACCTGGTAAGAAAGTAAGAAAACCAAACACTAAAATAGTTATGTAAAAGGGTAAATTAGTTGAATCacaattctttttaattaaatgtaataagtcATATGTAAGCCATATCTGCCAAAATGTGGTCATACTTTTGTACCgagcttaatataatttaaaaattagcaatactaaatattttgaatgacAAACTctcaaacaataacaaacaaagatatttatttaaaattttcttgatccaacaaatttaaaacgtttcaaaaatggtgcaaacaataatattgtaatataaagtatgatgtgttttaaataattttattgatagttatagattaatcatgttttaatttcaattaaatttatgtcCCCATCTTTTTAAGCTTTGCAGGGAAAACTACTTTAGCATACTCTCCAGAGTATATCTATCCATTAGTCACTCTCTACACTAGTCCTGAATTCTCATAAAAggacaataaaaatatactcaggaaaaatatgaaagaattttACTTATAGCTTGCAAACAAACTGagataacaaaagtttaaatatagctaaatctaacattttaattgccataaaaaaattataagacaatattaacttttttgtaaCAACTTCATGTTTCCCAACACTTATTTTCAATTgagataatttttaagaaaaaggcCTTGTGTCATAACTTATTCCAGGTATTCATTTTGTATTGACAACTATCATTTTtgcatatgtttaaaataaaatacaatgttctGTAAGGTTTAGATTGTTAAATTTCTAAGTCAACCATTATTAACAGGTTAGTAATTTATGTTTATCTAACAAACTTGTAATAAGTTTTAAcactatgtataaaatatatcagCTTTATATGACAGTTTTTAGAATGAACCTATGACCATCAATTTAGAGCACATGTTGTATTAAAACAGTGCTTTTTTATCCCATTCTTCAAAGGATTTATAcagattatttcaaatttgttcatCCACTTCATTACTTGTTATTCAATTAACCAtagcataaaaaaaaaaattgagacaGCTTGTATAAATTACCTGATATGAAGGAATTTGTTTTTCATGTTATAGTTAGTTACGAGCTACATGTATGAATTTACTCATTATtccttgttttaataaaaatctcaataaaaatataatccatTTCTTGGGCAATACAACAAGCCTATCTTAGAAACAGTGATTTATTAggatttaatttctaaaaatcagTGATTAGTATAAAAGACATTCTTATTCTAGAAAGTTGAGATATTTTTGAATGTGCATACTTTAAGTCTACATCACTGTACATcaaaatacgtttatttatttacagtgaaACAAACTGATATATTGTTACCAATGAACCATTTtgtgttattgtttaatattacaattttcaatgttGTTTGTTTCAGGAAAGAACAAACTATTTGTTGTCTTGGATAGTTTCAAAATCAATACTACTTTTATGTGAAGTTCCACTGTATGTCTTAATGAGCTATTTTGACAAGTTGTGTGCTGAACTTGGCCTCTTTCTTTTCTGTATGGGTAAGGGTGTAgacaatagttttattgttttgatattttacaaatgtaccgTTATCTTTTCCACTTCAAGGTTATCATCAGCTGTTCCATCCTTTATGTCTGCTTCTGTTGACTGGACAATTTGACTGGTCAGAAGTGTCAGAATAAATAACAATCAACTGTATAATCTGTATAGCAAACGTCTTTCCATCAAGTTATATATTGccttaaattttttctaaaatatgggtttttcatttatgttcatgaggatcattatttttattactaagccATATAGTAAAATATGCAGGGGGGGTTTTGGGAGAAGCAAAATTTGTTACCCTATAATTCAGAAGAGGGTGGGGTAGATTGGTCTCTTCTTTTTAAATAATGGATAATATCTCATTTTTAAACACATGGACTAAACAAGTGTGCttaaaatagttaagaatttgatttttattcttataagtaTCTGTTCGTTGTTATTGTTCAAGTTTTGTAGTTCAAAAACTGGTTAAGTTCCTATTTGTCTAATGATAACAACTCAGTACCAtttcaaatttagtaaaataacacATTACTGAGTTTAAGTACAATACTGGtaaattaaaactgattaaatattactgtatttgaaAGTTATAGTTTGTCAACAACGTAGAATGTCAAAAATGCAGCTGTAACAGCTGAAGTGTCTTAACTTTGTGTTCATTGACATTATTTAGTGTCATCTAAGTGTAGTTGTTGCAAAACAAATAGAAATCATGTTGATAACTTTTATTGCTAAATTAGTTTGCAATATGataaattagaatttattaatGTCAATTTCATGATAGTAGAACACTTTTTCACTTCTTTATACCTTTTCAAAATCTATGCAGTTAGttaagaaaaataaggaaaatctTCTTTTAAATCTTCTTTTCCACAAGGAGATAATAATAATAGGGAAAAATTACACTTCATAAATGTCTTATACATATTTGCCTTTATGCATGTTTTAATTGTCAATTTCAGCTTTACTTTTTctttatagaaattttatttctgtatatagaAGACCGGTTTActgtaaaaaaagaacaaattgcTGTATTGAGGGATTCAAATTGATGTATGGAAAAATGAGATTACCTTATGAATagtattttgaaaacttaatatgaaagtgtttttagtttgtttagtGCAGCCTCCAAATGTTTGCACATTAAGAGGTTGATAATGAGATTCTCTCTATCCTTGTTAACAGCAATAAGCAATTAATTATGactttcatttaaaaactaagtagctatttaactttacttatctctatgaaaaattaatttagaattattttaatctaagaaTTTTCTATTAATTACTGCAATAAATCAATGGATACCGTCAACAGATTTCAGTTAACGTTTAGCTCCAAGAACATTTATGATATACTAATTAACACCTTCTCTGCTGTTCTATATTAAGTGAGATTACTACTCTCAATGTGGTTCTATGCCATAAGGCATTTGTgcaatcaatattttatactactgtttatctaaaataaatgtagttaataccTTTACTTCCATTTTATAATAAGTGAAACCACTATTCACAGCCTGAGTCTGTCCCGTAAGATGTCTTTCGCAATCAATACActaatgtattgattttttaagacTAACCAAATTTACAAATCTAAACAATAACAGGAGACAATATATCCTTGTCCCTTATGTACTGTATAAAGGCCATTACACATTGTTCAGGTTAGtcccatttttttcaaaatgttatatccAATTGTAAAACAACTAACAGCCAAAAGTAATACTTGCAGATAAACAATTATCTTGACGAACAATATAGCAACTACTTGTTCTCTTTCAAggattttgagtttagctctccAATTcaaatttaccaaaattttaataaatttaatgcatTATTCAAGTAACATCAGAATTTTAGAGATTATCTAGATAGAAGGGAGGGTTAAATCTTTCTTTTACGTGAAGAAcgttattatttccaaaattctAGAGTTGGAATTGCcatattatgtaattatgtatattatcacacattttgtttttatattgaaatgaattaatacactaattaaaattccttatgACAAACCATTCAATCTTTTGACCTTTCAACtgttcatacaaaaatattaaattctatccAACTATAGAGCATTTCATTTTGCTACAATACCTAATCTTTGACATTTTTTCTCATGTTCCAGGTATTGACATATACTGTGTGTTGGTGGTTCATGGATATTTTATGGAACTTACAAATTTTAGTGAAAGTGAGGTGTAGTGATTGTAGACTGAgtcagtgcttaatttctaaaattttaggtgtgggaactcttaaagcaggaagctcagaccggtgggtatggaatacaccccaggaaggagggaggccctcacccaggaaaacttttgaaaattataactgtaaacctttgtttttaggccacccagacataataatacattcatttttataaaataccaagtgatattttaatgctgtttattttctttaaaggtgcttgattaggatgtaagaaaataaaaacatgaatttaaattattgagtttactctctactccattaacaccttgttgcctactttaaatttcccagaaatatttggtttgatttcattaaccattttgtttgaatcaatgaagctcgccaatattaatttttttaatgaatggtaaaataaaaacaaattgagccttattcacagttttttatttatacacattacagtagtaataataatacatattaatatgtaaatggatgtttgttaatataacagctttttttacaagtttgcatattttacaaaaaaattgcataccttatgggtacaaaacaatattaatacattcaaaataaaccaacttcttggaaaggaaaagaagcgtttaattacacacaaaataaatgacacacagagtggagtaacacggtttcattttttaaaatttagtgtagttttaaaaagttaaggttgattattttatttgcttattagttattataacaaatatgtacggatttgtagtataatattgtaaggcaatgccaagactgttggtaaacttagttttagttgtttgttaatatttaaaagtgaaaactacaaaagaaacaaaacaacaatacacaaaactaactgtaagtacaaaaaagaactcagaaacttgagttcagaacacaactataagtttaggcataggctagttattttaatgaaaacttatgttctgaaattctaaaagatatttaaaaaacagatttaggaaaaaagttcccacaatgcaatgctgtcttcatggtaagttttctgccctcgttgttttgacttggtgtcaagtgcagaatggtgtcccttcgccagccaggttttgacgtgtcgctcgggattgtatctagccacaggaggtcctaggagcctgatccgcaataaatcgcaaacagtgctaatgtagagtgaagatctaagaggagacataattagattcattgcagaaaacccacgttcacattcagc
The Homalodisca vitripennis isolate AUS2020 chromosome 4, UT_GWSS_2.1, whole genome shotgun sequence DNA segment above includes these coding regions:
- the LOC124360356 gene encoding uncharacterized protein LOC124360356 encodes the protein MSLKEVNVSNKVRVLYLTKCCRRYPLKFGSKVAGWYSTVASVLSILNGFHNLASVTSYNEYPEVAVDLMKLKILFCLLDTAFGVTLLMGLYLERTNYLLSWIVSKSILLLCEVPLYVLMSYFDKLCAELGLFLFCMGIDIYCVLVVHGYFMELTNFSESEV